The Pasteuria penetrans genome segment CTAAATCAATGGAAGAATGCATGTTTGACCCCCCATAAAGTCTATGGAATATTTAGAATACACATGGATTATCGGATTTACAATCCTCTCAGAGGTTACGGAGGGGACGGGCGAATTATTGAACTTGACAAGGTAAGCGTTTATACTTGGGAGGTAGTTTCTGCCAGCCATCTAGATTGCATTGTAGCAGATCGAGGTGTGGTGGGTTCGCCGATTCTATTTCTTCTTCCTTGCTCAGGGGATAGAAGGCTTTTTCTCGTTCACACGGACGACGGATGGCCCAAGTGGCCCCCTTGGGGATCAAAAACGACTAGGAGGCGGAATGTGTTGAGCGTTGAGGTACCACGCGAGGATTTGCGCAAAAGAAAGCAGCAGTTGGATTCGCAGTTGCAGGCCCTATCCCAGGAGCGCGTCTCTCTTATGAAGGAATTAGAGAAGCTGTCGAATTTATCCCTCGCGGAAACTATGGTAAAGTCGACGAATCGATTCCCTACGGGAGGGGAGGGGGGGGATTGCAGCGTAGGTTCACCCATTTGTTTTTCTCCCAATCCCCTTGCCTCCCGGACGCATTTGAAGGGGGATTCGACTTTACGTGTTAGTCGTCAACACAGGGCTACCGATACGGTGATACGAGTTGGAAAGCGTGGAATCCCCTTAGGGTGTGCGGGTGAGCCGCAGATTATAGCCGGTCCCTGTGCGGTAGAAACAGAGGAACAAATCTTTGCTGTCGCAGCTGCTTTAGAGGTTCATCACGTGCATTTTCTCCGGGGGGGTGCTTTTAAGCCGCGTACATCCCCCTATGATTTTCAAGGTTTAGGGGAGAAGGGTTGGTCTCTCCTACGTCAGGCTGCTGATGCCCATGGGCTTTGTGTGGTGAGCGAGGTTATGTGTCCCTACGATCTGGAGGCAGCGCTGCACTATGTGGACGTTGTGCAAGTAGGTTCACGGAACATGCATAATTATGCTTTATTGAAATTATTGGGGGAGATTCGCAATCCGGTTCTTCTCAAGCGTGGTATGGCTGCCACATTACAGGAGTGGTTGTTAGCTGCTGAGTATATAGTGGCGCGTGGGAATCATCAGGTGGTTTTATGCGAGCGGGGGATTCGTACGTATGAGACATCGACCCGTAATACGTTGGATATAGCG includes the following:
- a CDS encoding bifunctional 3-deoxy-7-phosphoheptulonate synthase/chorismate mutase, giving the protein MLSVEVPREDLRKRKQQLDSQLQALSQERVSLMKELEKLSNLSLAETMVKSTNRFPTGGEGGDCSVGSPICFSPNPLASRTHLKGDSTLRVSRQHRATDTVIRVGKRGIPLGCAGEPQIIAGPCAVETEEQIFAVAAALEVHHVHFLRGGAFKPRTSPYDFQGLGEKGWSLLRQAADAHGLCVVSEVMCPYDLEAALHYVDVVQVGSRNMHNYALLKLLGEIRNPVLLKRGMAATLQEWLLAAEYIVARGNHQVVLCERGIRTYETSTRNTLDIAAIPLLKQASHLPVVVDVAHATGCPDIFLPCSRAALAAGADGIMLEVHPVPADACSDAQQQIDLPHFASFVKALQMGWTGPYGEGKEAHDHI